In one window of Arachis ipaensis cultivar K30076 chromosome B06, Araip1.1, whole genome shotgun sequence DNA:
- the LOC107646318 gene encoding carbon catabolite repressor protein 4 homolog 1-like → MGHLDAEGRITSSGSFTVLSYNILSDSYASSELYNYCPSWALSWLYRRQNLLREIVGYRADIICLQEVQSDHYEEFFAPELDKHGYYGLYKKKTNEVFLGNAHTIDGSATFFRRDRFSHVKKYEVEFNKAAQSLTDAMFPTSQRKTALNRLVKVVYCMKHDTFDILNEEIICNRAVTLSVIIDEYKVIHKSQRETQYVRKSFKFSDRQIIYK, encoded by the exons ATGGGGCATTTAGATGCAGAAGGGCGTATAACATCTTCGGGATCTTTTACGGTTCTATCATACAACATATTGTCTGATTCATATGCCTCAAGTGAATTATACAATTACTGCCCTTCGTGGGCTCTTTCGTGGCTTTATCGCAGGCAAAATTTGTTACGAGAAATAGTTGGTTACCGTGCTGATATTATTTGTCTTCAGGAG GTTCAAAGTGATCATTATGAGGAATTTTTTGCCCCTGAACTGGATAAACATGGTTATTATGGTCTTTACAAGAAAAAAACAAATGAG GTATTCCTTGGTAATGCCCATACAATTGATGGTAGTGCGACATTTTTTCGTAGAGACAGATTTTCACATGTGAAAAAATACGAG GTTGAATTTAATAAGGCTGCACAGTCATTAACAGATGCAATGTTTCCAACCTCTCAGAGGAAAACTGCCTTGAATCGGCTGGTTAAGGTTGTTTATTGCATGAAACATGATACTTTTGATATTTTGAATGAAGAAATTATCTGTAATAGAGCTGTCACACTATCAGTAATAATTGATGAGTATAAAGTTATCCATAAATCGCAGAGAGAAACTCAATATGTCAGGAAATCGTTCAAGTTCAGTGACAGACAAATTATATACAAATAG
- the LOC107647939 gene encoding cyclin-dependent kinase F-4-like isoform X1 encodes MEIYSMVYSDFGLAREISSQPPYTEYVSTRWYRASEVLLQSYLYSSKVDMWAMGAIMAELFSLRPLFPGARSSKAPDVSKLVFGSKLPILSDEKLSLKVLLFEAKKRERAFTNRGRRNQLRSMGEAKNLLQYMFNSVADVRCSI; translated from the exons ATGGAGATTTATTCTATGGTCTATTCTGATTTTGGCCTAGCACGTGAGATCAGTTCACAACCACCCTACACTGAGTATGTCTCCACACGGTG GTATCGTGCTTCTGAAGTGCTACTTCAATCTTATCTGTATAGCTCCAAAGTTG ACATGTGGGCAATGGGTGCTATAATGGCTGAATTGTTCTCTCTTCGTCCTCTTTTCCCTGGTGCCAG GTCATCAAAGGCACCTGATGTATCAAAGCTAGTTTTCGGAAGCAAATTGCCTATTCTAAGTGATGAAAAACTATCATTGAAGGTATTG CTTTTCGAGGCAAAAAAACGAGAGCGGGCCTTTACGAATAGAGGACGTCGGAATCAGTTGCGCTCAATGGGAGAAGCCAAGAATTTGCTTCAATATATGTTCAATTCAGTCGCAGATGTTAGGTGCTCTATTTGa
- the LOC107647939 gene encoding cyclin-dependent kinase F-4-like isoform X2: MEIYSMVYSDFGLAREISSQPPYTEYVSTRWYRASEVLLQSYLYSSKVDMWAMGAIMAELFSLRPLFPGARSSKAPDVSKLVFGSKLPILSDEKLSLKLFEAKKRERAFTNRGRRNQLRSMGEAKNLLQYMFNSVADVRCSI; encoded by the exons ATGGAGATTTATTCTATGGTCTATTCTGATTTTGGCCTAGCACGTGAGATCAGTTCACAACCACCCTACACTGAGTATGTCTCCACACGGTG GTATCGTGCTTCTGAAGTGCTACTTCAATCTTATCTGTATAGCTCCAAAGTTG ACATGTGGGCAATGGGTGCTATAATGGCTGAATTGTTCTCTCTTCGTCCTCTTTTCCCTGGTGCCAG GTCATCAAAGGCACCTGATGTATCAAAGCTAGTTTTCGGAAGCAAATTGCCTATTCTAAGTGATGAAAAACTATCATTGAAG CTTTTCGAGGCAAAAAAACGAGAGCGGGCCTTTACGAATAGAGGACGTCGGAATCAGTTGCGCTCAATGGGAGAAGCCAAGAATTTGCTTCAATATATGTTCAATTCAGTCGCAGATGTTAGGTGCTCTATTTGa
- the LOC107646316 gene encoding uncharacterized protein LOC107646316, which yields MRCVCKYWNTLISDPNFAKLLYTYTSPAAIIRRWHSRNFHVVEYDRIEWYERRNNPLCLNLFEVLEPNSSSSIKLDPKFEIPLPDPKSIQGTGVYVDVLSCNGLLYLSCSMDRDISLVCNPITVGTSTWINIEVDYPKNLTCVLNYSTYFNGTIHWVGIDVDGNFDTEQFQFFSNAPKGQGTGSILEFKGSIYFMYFNELLISMWMMERFGDGESWIPVYQYSVSSDRNTNSSITTSQLPSCIVYCDSENQEFRICATPWYDFKVHDKFQMVRLVPTLVPLKNIIIGDNVEVHSIYSLDNLN from the exons ATGAG ATGTGTTTGTAAGTATTGGAATACATTGATTTCTGATCCAAACTTTGCCAAGTTACTCTATACTTATACATCTCCTGCTGCCATAATCCGACGTTGGCATTCAAGAAACTTTCACGTTGTTGAATATGACCGAATTGAATGGTATGAAAGGAGAAACAATCCATTGTGTCTCAATTTGTTTGAGGTCTTGGAACCTAACAGTAGTAGCAGCATAAAACTTGATCCTAAATTTGAGATTCCTTTGCCTGATCCCAAATCAATACAGGGTACAGGAGTTTATGTGGATGTGCTTTCTTGTAATGGTCTTTTATACTTGAGTTGTTCAATGGATAGAGACATCTCACTTGTTTGCAACCCAATAACAG TTGGAACATCAACATGGATAAACATTGAGGTAGATTATCCCAAGAATTTGACATGTGTGTTAAATTATTCTACTTATTTTAACGGGACAATTCATTGGGTTGGTATAGATGTTGATGGAAATTTTGACACGGAGCAGTTCCAATTCTTCTCTAACGCGCCCAAGGGTCAAGGTACAGGCTCCATATTAGAATTCAAGGGTTCTATTTACTTCATGTATTTTAATGAGCTGCTTATCTCAATGTGGATGATGGAAAGATTTGGAGATGGAGAATCTTGGATTCCTGTTTACCAGTATTCTGTAAGTTCTGACCGTAATACTAATTCTTCTATAACCACATCTCAATTACCTAGTTGTATTGTCTACTGTGATAGTGAAAATCAAGAGTTTAGGATTTGTGCGACTCCTTGGTATGATTTCAAGGTTCATGACAAGTTTCAAATGGTTCGCCTTGTTCCTACTCTTGTCCCACTGAAGAATATTATCATCGGAGATAATGTGGAGGTGCATAGTATTTACTCATTGGATAATCTAAATTGA